The following coding sequences lie in one Miscanthus floridulus cultivar M001 chromosome 9, ASM1932011v1, whole genome shotgun sequence genomic window:
- the LOC136479745 gene encoding putative serpin-Z6C encodes MQQFSLKSNPLLLCVSNGISHDAAWALLPAFRDAAAGSYNAEAHAVDFSNEPEKAVGEINGCLAAATNKHIDSILDPSSVNTLTSLVLSCAIHFRGRWEAPFAKAHMVVDKFHRLDGSTADVPFMCSVRSQYIAIRNGDKVLKLPYRSPAPAPRKGSSSESNVGDDPAPKYSMCIFLPDERDGLPGLVEKMSSGPGFWHYRLPTLQVPVGDFRLPKFKLSASGSVRQVLRNGMGINSVFVAGEADLADTAAKRDEDAAGTPLYVADVCHKAVLEVNEGGTVAIGATASYMLCGASAIMDQPVKVDFVADHPFVFFVIEEVSGAIIFVGRILDPSISG; translated from the exons GTGGGCGCTCCTGCCGGCCTTCCGCGACGCCGCCGCGGGGTCCTACAACGCCGAGGCGCACGCCGTCGACTTCAGTAACGAG CCGGAGAAGGCAGTTGGCGAGATCAACGGCTGTTTGGCGGCGGCGACTAACAAGCACATTGACTCGATCCTTGATCCAAGTTCAGTGAACACACTCACAAGCCTCGTGCTCTCCTGCGCCATCCACTTCAGGGGCAGATGGGAGGCGCCGTTCGCCAAGGCGCACATGGTGGTGGACAAGTTCCACCGCCTCGACGGCAGCACTGCTGACGTGCCCTTCATGTGCTCAGTGCGCAGCCAGTACATCGCCATCCGCAATGGGGACAAGGTGCTCAAGCTCCCATACAGATCACCGGCACCAGCACCACGTAAGGGATCATCATCAGAGAGCAATGTTGGCGATGACCCCGCCCCGAAATACTCCATGTGCATCTTCCTGCCTGACGAGCGGGACGGGCTCCCAGGTCTCGTTGAGAAGATGTCCTCCGGCCCCGGGTTCTGGCACTACCGCCTGCCGACCTTGCAGGTCCCCGTTGGGGACTTCCGGCTGCCCAAGTTCAAGCTGTCCGCCTCCGGCAGCGTGAGGCAGGTGCTGAGAAACGGCATGGGGATCAATTCCGTTTTCGTTGCTGGCGAAGCTGACCTGGCCGACACGGCGGCCAAGCGCGACGAGGACGCTGCTGGCACGCCGCTGTACGTTGCCGACGTCTGCCATAAGGCGGTGCTCGAGGTGAACGAGGGTGGCACCGTTGCCATTGGTGCCACTGCCAGCTACATGCTCTGTGGGGCAAGTGCGATAATGGATCAGCCGGTGAAGGTGGATTTCGTTGCTGACCACCCATTTGTGTTCTTTGTGATCGAGGAGGTGTCTGGTGCTATCATCTTTGTTGGCCGCATCCTCGACCCTTCGATTTCAGGGTGA